In Rana temporaria chromosome 3, aRanTem1.1, whole genome shotgun sequence, a single window of DNA contains:
- the LOC120933043 gene encoding interleukin-1 beta-like gives MAVVPEINDLPMDSYSEEEFYAECSSEMKVDINHFGWKGCTSSQSSCRSSITREIRKPRKTMPSLKKAINLVVIIGRVSGKKHFECLFDDQDLLNHILVEEDISISNVDETSAAAPKFRYSNTTVHFIRDSRQKCLTLQEHQGNAHLVALFLQDNNRTSEAKINMGAYMSSPFNGQTRPVTLSIVGRNLYLSCGVEEGDQDTPVLSLTEVENIQEKKNDVLHPFLFYKRINANSSNTFESVAFPGWYICTSQAENQFVQIKPQSDQVHIKDFLLY, from the exons ATGGCAGTAGTTCCTGAAATAAATGACCTCCCAATGGACAGCTACAG tgAAGAAGAATTTTATGCTGAATGCTCCTCTGAAATGAAG GTCGATATTAACCACTTTGGATGGAAAGGTTGCACTTCCTCTCAGTCAAGCTGCAGATCTAGTATAACTCGGGAGATTAgaaagccaagaaaaactatgCCATCCTTAAAGAAAGCAATCAACTTAGTAGTAATTATTGGAAGGGTGTCAGGAAAGAAACATTTTGAGTGCCTCTTCGATGACCAGGATCTGCTGAACCACATCTTAGTGGAGG aagACATTTCCATCAGTAACGTGGATGAGACAAGTGCAGCTGCACCGAAATTCCGATACAGTAACACAACGGTACATTTCATTCGGGACAGCAGGCAGAAGTGTCTCACgctgcaggaacaccagggaaatGCCCACCTTGTGGCTCTGTTTTTACAAGACAACAACCGTACCAGTGAAG CAAAGATAAACATGGGCGCCTACATGTCTTCACCTTTCAATGGACAGACAAGGCCAGTTACATTGAGTATTGTAGGTCGCAACCTCTACTTATCTTGCGGAGTTGAAGAGGGTGACCAAGATACCCCAGTGTTATCACTAACG GAGGTTGAAAACATCCAGGAAAAGAAGAATGATGTcttacaccccttcctgttttacAAAAGAATAAATGCCAATTCCAGCAATACCTTTGAATCAGTTGCTTTCCCTGGCTGGTATATTTGTACCTCCCAGGCTGAAAACCAATTTGTGCAAATAAAGCCACAAAGTGATCAAGTGCACATAAAGGATTTCCTGCTTTATTGA